A single Mesotoga sp. UBA6090 DNA region contains:
- the tuf gene encoding elongation factor Tu produces MAKEKFERSKPHLNIGTIGHIDHGKTTLTAAITKSLAFKGLADFSPFDSIDKAPEEKARGITINVAHIEYQTDKRHYAHIDCPGHADYIKNMITGAAQMDGAILVVAATDGVMPQTREHVLLARQVNVPAMVVYINKVDAVDDEELVELVEEEVRELLSSYEFPGDELPVIKGSALKALEADSPNEWTESIYELMNACDDYFPDPVREIDKPFLMPVEDIFTITGRGTVVTGRIERGAVHVGDEVEIVGLSYETKKTVCTGVEMFRKLLDEGQAGDNIGALLRGVAKEEVKRGQVLAKPGSITPHKKFTANVYVLKKEEGGRHSPFTKGYRPQFFIKTADVTGEIADLPEGVEMVIPGDNVEMTIQLIYPVAIEKGLRFAIREGGRTVGAGVVSSII; encoded by the coding sequence ATGGCTAAGGAAAAATTTGAACGTTCAAAACCACATCTTAACATCGGTACGATTGGACACATTGATCACGGTAAGACTACTCTTACTGCGGCAATCACGAAGAGTCTGGCATTCAAGGGTCTTGCCGACTTCTCCCCGTTTGACTCAATTGACAAGGCGCCGGAGGAAAAAGCAAGAGGAATCACAATCAACGTTGCTCATATCGAGTACCAGACTGACAAAAGGCATTACGCCCACATCGACTGTCCAGGTCACGCTGACTATATCAAGAACATGATCACCGGAGCCGCTCAGATGGATGGGGCTATTCTTGTTGTCGCTGCTACTGACGGTGTTATGCCTCAGACAAGAGAACACGTTCTCCTTGCGAGACAAGTCAACGTTCCCGCAATGGTGGTGTACATAAACAAGGTTGACGCGGTCGACGATGAAGAATTAGTCGAATTGGTTGAAGAAGAAGTAAGAGAGCTTCTATCTTCCTATGAGTTCCCTGGCGACGAGCTTCCCGTAATCAAGGGCTCTGCGCTCAAGGCGCTTGAAGCAGACAGTCCGAATGAATGGACGGAGAGCATATACGAACTTATGAATGCCTGCGACGATTACTTCCCGGATCCTGTCAGAGAAATTGACAAGCCCTTCCTTATGCCTGTGGAGGATATCTTCACCATTACAGGAAGAGGAACAGTCGTTACTGGAAGAATAGAGCGTGGAGCTGTTCATGTTGGCGATGAAGTTGAGATAGTTGGACTTTCTTATGAGACAAAGAAAACCGTATGTACCGGAGTGGAAATGTTCAGAAAACTCCTTGACGAAGGGCAGGCCGGCGACAACATCGGGGCACTTCTGAGAGGTGTGGCAAAAGAAGAAGTCAAGAGAGGTCAGGTACTTGCAAAACCAGGATCCATAACACCTCACAAGAAATTCACGGCAAACGTCTATGTTCTTAAGAAGGAAGAGGGAGGTCGCCATTCCCCGTTCACAAAGGGTTACAGGCCGCAGTTCTTTATAAAGACTGCAGACGTTACTGGAGAAATCGCAGATCTTCCCGAGGGTGTCGAAATGGTTATTCCTGGCGATAACGTTGAAATGACTATCCAGCTTATCTATCCCGTTGCGATTGAAAAGGGTTTGAGATTCGCAATCCGTGAGGGTGGCAGGACAGTTGGCGCCGGAGTCGTCAGCTCAATAATTG
- the fusA gene encoding elongation factor G, with amino-acid sequence MAHIDAGKTTTTERILFYTGKNYKLGSVDEGTATMDWMDQEKERGITITSAATTAFWKDHRINIIDTPGHVDFTVEVERSLRVLDGAVAVFDAQAGVEPQSETVWRQADKYHVPRIAFMNKMDKIGADFESAIGTMVNKLKANPVAIQLPIGSESSFEGVIDLVEMKAFRWTNQEGTEFSTSPIPENMLSQVDEAREDLVTHVAEFDEELMELYIEGEELPVERMKAAIRKATLSGQLTPVLCGSAFKNKGIQPLLDAIIDYLPSPKDLPPVLGEVLDSGKDVEVHPDENGPFVAMAFKIMVDPFVGKLTFLRVYSGSLEKGSYVFNTNKNVKERISRLLFMHADKREEVDYIRAGDIVAVVGLKNSMTGETVVSGDEKIILEKIEFPEPVISIAIEPQTKDDASKLTKALVALVEEDPSLKSYVDSETGETILSGMGELHLEVIVERIKREFNVGLRVGNPQVAYRETIRTKATGEARYIRQTGGKGQYGHVVLSVEPITDMSSNFVFEDKTVGGTIPREFIKPVERGVREAMDSGYLAGYPMVNVRVSLLDGSYHEVDSSEIAFSIAGSMAFKEAVRKASPALLEPIMAVEINTPEEYMGDLIADLNSRRAKIEGFETRAGLKIIKAHVPLSELFGYATVCRSLSQGRAIHIIQFSHYSEVPVKIADKILGR; translated from the coding sequence ATGGCCCATATAGATGCCGGTAAGACTACCACTACCGAGCGTATTCTTTTCTATACAGGTAAGAATTACAAGCTCGGAAGCGTTGACGAAGGAACGGCAACAATGGACTGGATGGACCAGGAAAAGGAAAGAGGTATCACTATCACTTCTGCTGCGACTACGGCATTCTGGAAGGATCATCGTATCAATATTATTGATACACCCGGGCACGTTGACTTCACAGTTGAAGTTGAAAGATCTTTAAGGGTTCTTGACGGCGCCGTTGCGGTGTTCGATGCCCAGGCCGGTGTTGAGCCTCAATCGGAGACAGTTTGGAGACAGGCAGACAAATATCATGTGCCAAGGATTGCCTTTATGAACAAAATGGACAAGATCGGTGCAGACTTTGAGAGCGCCATAGGCACCATGGTTAACAAACTGAAAGCAAACCCTGTTGCAATTCAGCTTCCAATTGGATCTGAGTCGAGCTTTGAAGGTGTTATTGATCTTGTTGAAATGAAGGCCTTCAGATGGACGAATCAGGAAGGGACAGAGTTCAGTACTTCTCCAATACCTGAAAACATGCTCAGTCAGGTAGATGAAGCTCGTGAAGACCTGGTTACACATGTAGCTGAGTTCGATGAAGAGCTTATGGAATTGTATATAGAAGGCGAAGAACTTCCCGTTGAAAGGATGAAAGCGGCCATAAGAAAGGCTACCCTTTCAGGGCAGCTAACTCCTGTTCTCTGTGGTTCGGCTTTTAAGAACAAGGGAATCCAACCTCTTCTTGACGCGATTATTGATTATCTGCCGTCCCCAAAAGATTTACCGCCTGTTCTTGGTGAGGTTCTAGATAGCGGAAAAGACGTAGAGGTTCATCCAGATGAAAACGGTCCCTTTGTTGCGATGGCTTTCAAAATCATGGTCGATCCTTTTGTGGGAAAGCTGACCTTTTTAAGAGTCTATTCAGGTTCCCTCGAAAAGGGGTCGTACGTGTTCAACACAAATAAGAATGTCAAAGAGAGAATTTCGAGACTGCTCTTCATGCATGCCGACAAGAGAGAAGAAGTCGACTATATTCGTGCAGGAGATATAGTTGCGGTAGTGGGTTTGAAGAATTCAATGACGGGCGAGACAGTGGTTTCTGGCGATGAGAAGATAATCCTGGAAAAGATTGAGTTTCCAGAGCCGGTAATCTCGATTGCCATAGAACCCCAAACAAAGGATGATGCTTCGAAACTGACAAAGGCTCTAGTCGCTCTCGTTGAGGAGGACCCTTCCCTCAAGAGTTACGTTGACAGTGAGACCGGAGAGACTATTTTGTCCGGTATGGGAGAGCTCCATCTAGAAGTTATCGTTGAGAGGATAAAAAGGGAGTTCAATGTTGGACTCAGAGTTGGAAATCCTCAGGTAGCATATCGAGAGACGATAAGAACCAAAGCAACTGGGGAAGCAAGGTATATTAGGCAAACAGGCGGGAAGGGACAGTACGGACATGTGGTTCTTAGCGTCGAGCCCATTACCGACATGAGCTCAAACTTTGTTTTCGAAGACAAGACTGTCGGTGGAACGATTCCCAGGGAATTTATCAAACCTGTGGAACGTGGGGTAAGAGAGGCGATGGATTCCGGTTATCTTGCCGGTTACCCAATGGTCAACGTGAGAGTATCTTTGCTGGACGGTTCGTATCACGAAGTGGATTCTTCGGAGATTGCTTTCAGTATAGCTGGATCAATGGCCTTCAAGGAAGCTGTACGCAAAGCGAGTCCTGCTTTGCTTGAACCGATAATGGCTGTAGAGATTAACACGCCTGAAGAATACATGGGAGACTTGATTGCCGATCTGAATTCCAGACGAGCCAAGATTGAGGGCTTCGAAACCAGGGCTGGTCTTAAAATTATTAAGGCTCACGTTCCTCTTTCCGAGCTTTTCGGTTATGCGACAGTTTGCAGATCTCTCTCGCAGGGAAGAGCAATCCACATTATTCAGTTCTCCCACTATTCGGAAGTTCCAGTGAAAATTGCAGATAAGATTCTTGGAAGATAG
- the rpsG gene encoding 30S ribosomal protein S7: protein MRRRQSEKREVVLDPIYNDTVVTRLINKIMIGGKKSKAEATVYGALEVLSERTKQPPMEAFKKALGNVKPLLEVRPRRVGGATYQIPFEVPERRAVALAIRWIVTSARAKSGKPLKEKLALELIDAYNGQGNAVKKREDVHRMAEAGKAYAHFRW, encoded by the coding sequence ATGAGAAGACGTCAGTCTGAGAAAAGAGAAGTGGTGCTTGATCCAATTTACAATGACACAGTAGTCACCAGACTAATAAACAAGATCATGATAGGTGGAAAGAAGAGCAAGGCAGAAGCTACCGTTTATGGAGCACTTGAAGTTCTTTCTGAAAGAACTAAGCAGCCTCCTATGGAAGCTTTCAAGAAGGCTCTGGGTAATGTTAAGCCTCTTCTGGAAGTAAGACCAAGAAGAGTTGGAGGGGCCACTTATCAGATACCTTTTGAGGTTCCTGAAAGAAGAGCGGTAGCTCTTGCGATAAGATGGATTGTCACATCTGCCAGAGCAAAGTCTGGAAAACCTCTTAAGGAAAAGCTTGCGCTTGAACTAATAGATGCTTATAATGGTCAGGGCAACGCAGTTAAGAAGAGAGAAGACGTACACAGAATGGCGGAGGCTGGAAAGGCATACGCTCACTTCAGATGGTAA